The following are encoded in a window of Clostridiaceae bacterium genomic DNA:
- a CDS encoding bifunctional 4-hydroxy-2-oxoglutarate aldolase/2-dehydro-3-deoxy-phosphogluconate aldolase produces MRKKIIQEILDNKIIAIVRGLKPEQCLRLAEALYKGGIKMIEITFHQANPDSFSDTAKSISSINKHFDGKVITGAGTVVTPEQVEMAFEAGAKYIISPNTDLSVIEKTRALDLVSIPGALTPSEVLAAHNAGADFVKIFPASNFGSSYIKAIKAPISHVRLLAVGGINEKNIKEYLGSGAAGVGVGGNLVNKKWIENGEFDKITALAKEYINNMKG; encoded by the coding sequence ATGCGGAAAAAAATCATACAGGAAATTCTAGATAACAAAATTATTGCCATTGTGCGCGGACTTAAGCCTGAACAATGTCTGAGGCTGGCTGAGGCACTTTACAAAGGTGGCATAAAAATGATTGAAATAACATTCCACCAGGCAAATCCTGATTCTTTTTCAGATACTGCCAAATCTATATCCTCTATTAATAAACATTTTGATGGTAAAGTAATTACCGGTGCAGGTACCGTTGTAACACCCGAGCAAGTAGAAATGGCTTTTGAAGCAGGTGCAAAGTATATCATTTCTCCTAACACTGATTTATCAGTAATTGAAAAAACACGGGCTCTTGATCTTGTATCAATACCTGGAGCACTGACACCATCGGAAGTATTAGCTGCTCATAATGCCGGTGCTGATTTCGTTAAAATATTCCCTGCAAGTAACTTTGGCAGTAGCTATATTAAGGCAATAAAAGCACCAATTAGCCATGTCCGGCTGCTTGCGGTTGGAGGAATAAACGAGAAGAATATTAAAGAATATTTGGGCAGTGGAGCAGCAGGTGTGGGTGTCGGTGGAAACCTGGTTAATAAAAAATGGATTGAAAACGGTGAGTTTGACAAAATTACTGCATTGGCAAAAGAGTATATAAATAATATGAAAGGATAG
- a CDS encoding sugar kinase, whose product MARVITFGEIMMRLNPEGYLRFTQATKFEVSYAGGEANVAVSVANYGLDSVFISKLPDNDISRCVINELRKYGVDTRNIVYGGPRLGIYFVEKGASQRASKVIYDRAGSSIALAKQEDFNWDKIFEGGDWFHFTGITPALGGELPKICLEACKTAKEKGLTVSCDLNYRKKLWSREQAREVMQELMPYVDVCIGNEEDAYDVFGIAAENTDIEGGVINEAGYLNVAKQLTERFGFKKVAFTLRGSISASDNNWAGMLYVNDKAYFSPSYKIHIVDRVGGGDSFSGALIYSLISGFDAQKAINFAVAASCLKHTIEHDFNLVSVAEVNSLAAGNTSGRVQR is encoded by the coding sequence ATGGCAAGGGTTATCACCTTTGGAGAAATCATGATGAGGCTAAATCCGGAAGGTTATCTACGCTTCACTCAGGCTACAAAATTTGAAGTTTCTTATGCGGGCGGTGAGGCAAATGTTGCAGTCTCTGTCGCCAACTACGGTTTGGACTCGGTGTTTATATCCAAATTACCAGACAACGATATTAGCAGATGCGTTATTAATGAATTGCGAAAGTATGGAGTTGATACGCGAAACATTGTTTACGGTGGTCCAAGACTTGGAATTTACTTTGTTGAAAAAGGCGCATCTCAGCGTGCATCTAAAGTTATCTATGACCGTGCCGGTTCCTCAATTGCACTGGCAAAACAAGAAGATTTTAACTGGGACAAAATCTTTGAAGGAGGAGATTGGTTCCATTTTACAGGTATTACACCCGCATTGGGCGGAGAACTCCCAAAAATATGTCTCGAAGCCTGCAAAACAGCTAAGGAAAAAGGACTCACAGTAAGCTGTGACCTCAACTACCGCAAGAAACTCTGGAGTAGAGAACAGGCGCGCGAAGTTATGCAAGAGCTTATGCCATATGTTGATGTCTGTATTGGCAATGAAGAGGATGCATATGATGTCTTCGGAATAGCCGCTGAGAATACAGATATAGAAGGTGGCGTAATTAACGAAGCAGGATATTTAAATGTTGCAAAGCAGCTGACAGAAAGGTTTGGCTTTAAAAAGGTGGCTTTCACATTACGGGGAAGCATTTCAGCCAGCGACAACAATTGGGCAGGTATGCTGTATGTTAATGATAAAGCATACTTTTCACCCTCCTACAAAATACATATAGTAGACAGAGTCGGCGGTGGTGACAGTTTCAGCGGTGCTCTGATATACTCGTTAATAAGTGGTTTTGATGCTCAGAAAGCCATTAATTTTGCTGTTGCAGCTTCCTGCTTAAAACATACAATTGAGCATGATTTCAACCTGGTAAGTGTAGCAGAAGTAAACTCTCTTGCTGCAGGAAACACCTCCGGTCGTGTACAGCGGTAA
- a CDS encoding carbohydrate ABC transporter permease: MRNKSIRTIVSDVFFIILFSCYSLLPVLWIVMTSLKSNEDFVRYGSLALPKKLYFDNYIKAWKAARFSTYFWNSIYVAALTVIGIVICCVLISYCLCYLEFHGKRFLESLIIFGLLIPFELVMIPLFRNIKTLNMMNTHMAIIFPQIALWLPFSVYLIRSFMKVIPISLVESARIDGAGEYRTLFSIVTPLIKPAVISIIIFNLVSSWNNFMLPTIMITSDRLRTVPLGLNAFRTKYSIDVALTSTATVIIAVPVIILYLIFQRKLISGLIVGAIKQ, translated from the coding sequence ATGAGGAATAAGAGCATAAGAACTATAGTATCGGATGTGTTTTTCATTATATTATTTTCCTGCTACTCACTTTTGCCGGTACTTTGGATTGTAATGACTTCTTTGAAGTCCAATGAAGATTTTGTGCGTTATGGTTCTTTAGCACTTCCTAAAAAATTATATTTTGATAACTATATCAAAGCATGGAAGGCAGCACGGTTTTCCACATACTTTTGGAATAGCATTTATGTAGCAGCTTTAACAGTAATCGGAATTGTAATTTGCTGCGTTTTGATTTCTTATTGTCTGTGCTATTTGGAATTCCATGGAAAAAGATTTTTAGAATCTTTAATTATTTTTGGATTATTGATTCCATTTGAATTAGTAATGATTCCTTTATTTCGTAATATAAAGACTCTTAATATGATGAATACACATATGGCAATTATTTTTCCTCAAATAGCCCTTTGGTTGCCTTTTTCAGTGTATTTAATAAGAAGTTTTATGAAAGTGATTCCTATATCGCTGGTTGAATCAGCCCGTATTGATGGAGCCGGGGAATACCGTACTCTGTTTTCCATTGTAACTCCTTTGATAAAGCCGGCGGTTATTTCTATTATAATTTTCAATTTAGTTTCCTCCTGGAATAATTTCATGCTTCCGACCATTATGATTACAAGTGACAGGTTACGTACAGTTCCTTTGGGGCTGAACGCTTTCAGGACCAAGTATTCTATTGACGTGGCATTAACTTCTACAGCTACAGTTATTATTGCAGTTCCTGTTATTATACTGTACCTTATATTCCAGAGAAAATTAATATCAGGTCTTATTGTAGGAGCAATAAAACAATAA
- a CDS encoding sugar ABC transporter permease → MAQISSSKVSGNKKKETLKKDLVAYSMLFPGMLIFLVFVFIPFLQTIVISFTDWNGLNAPKFIGLQNYIELFTSNTSKFYIALKNNLFWMVLGTAVPVIIGIFQANILVGHRIKSSNVWQMIFFMPQILSVTVTCLIWTWLYEPTNGPINAFLDLIGAGFLKSSWLGDPKLVMWSLLGIYIWLTYGFDTVVFCAAIQGVNPQLYEASTIDGCSLRKQFWHITLPSIRGTLVTTILLQIISSFKVLDVVFITTKGGPGYNSYILSYYAYNEGIQSGRVGYSASISIALAILLFSVSMAYNRAAERIDMQ, encoded by the coding sequence TTGGCTCAGATCAGTAGTAGTAAGGTCAGTGGCAATAAAAAAAAGGAAACCCTTAAAAAAGATTTGGTGGCATATTCCATGCTATTTCCTGGTATGCTGATATTTTTGGTTTTTGTTTTTATTCCTTTTTTGCAAACGATAGTAATAAGTTTTACTGACTGGAATGGCCTGAATGCACCCAAATTTATAGGATTACAAAATTATATTGAGTTGTTTACCTCTAATACCAGCAAATTTTACATAGCGCTAAAAAATAATTTATTCTGGATGGTATTGGGAACTGCCGTGCCGGTTATTATCGGTATCTTCCAGGCAAATATATTGGTCGGACACAGAATTAAATCATCAAATGTATGGCAAATGATTTTTTTCATGCCTCAAATTCTTTCTGTTACGGTTACTTGTTTAATTTGGACATGGCTCTATGAACCAACAAACGGTCCTATTAATGCTTTTCTTGACCTGATAGGAGCAGGTTTTTTGAAAAGTTCCTGGCTGGGAGATCCTAAATTGGTTATGTGGTCATTGCTAGGAATATATATTTGGTTGACTTATGGATTTGATACGGTAGTTTTTTGTGCCGCCATTCAGGGTGTTAACCCGCAGCTTTATGAAGCATCAACTATTGATGGCTGTTCACTTCGCAAGCAGTTTTGGCATATTACCCTGCCAAGTATACGCGGAACTTTGGTTACTACAATACTGCTGCAGATTATTAGCTCTTTTAAGGTTTTGGATGTAGTGTTTATTACTACAAAGGGAGGGCCAGGATATAACTCATATATTCTTTCTTACTATGCCTACAACGAAGGTATACAAAGCGGAAGAGTTGGCTATTCGGCAAGTATTTCCATCGCCCTTGCAATATTGCTGTTTAGTGTATCTATGGCCTATAACAGAGCTGCAGAAAGGATAGATATGCAATGA